In Chelmon rostratus isolate fCheRos1 chromosome 4, fCheRos1.pri, whole genome shotgun sequence, a genomic segment contains:
- the LOC121605681 gene encoding cytochrome b-c1 complex subunit 10-like has protein sequence MVQKVLNKVVGAKYISVLRTWVPNLVAWGTVGGVALVHFTDWRLILDYVPYIKNKFKTDE, from the exons ATGGTCCAGAAAGTCCTGAATAAAGTCGTCGGTGCCaagtacatttctgttttaagGACATG GGTGCCAAATTTGGTCGCCTGGGGAACAGTTGGTGGAGTGGCGCTCGTCCACTTCACAGACTGGCGATTAATTCTAGACTATGTGccatacattaaaaacaagttCAAGACGGATGAGTAA
- the mbd3b gene encoding methyl-CpG-binding domain protein 3b isoform X2 — protein MDKNDPSGKKFRSKPQLARYLGNQMDLSSFDFRTGKMLMSKLNKNRQRLRYDNNNQNKGKPDLNTSLPVRQTASIFKQPVTKVTNHPNNKVKTDPQKAVDQPRQLFWEKKLSGLNAYDIAEELVKTMELPKGLQGVGPGCTDKTLLSAIASALHTSAAPITGQLSAAVEKNPGVWLNTAQPLCKAFIVTDEDIRKQEELVYSVRKRLEEALMADMLAHVEEAANEGEALKEEGNGSEDMESV, from the exons ATGGATAAAAACGA TCCATCTGGGAAGAAGTTTCGGAGCAAGCCTCAGCTGGCCCGTTACCTTGGTAACCAGATGGACCTCAGTTCCTTTGATTTCCGCACAGGGAAGATGCTGATGAGCAAGCTGAACAAGAACCGCCAGAGACTGCGCTATGATAACAACAACCAGAACAAG GGCAAACCTGACTTGAACACATCGCTCCCAGTCAGACAGACGGCCTCCATCTTTAAGCAGCCTGTTACCAAGGTTACCAACCACCCAAACAACAAAGTGAAGACAGATCCCCAGAAAGCCGTCGATCAGCCCAGACAG CTATTTTGGGAGAAGAAACTCAGTGGTCTTAATGCTTATGACATTGCAGAGGAGCTGGTGAAAACAATGGAGCTGCCTAAAGGCCTGCAAG GTGTTGGTCCAGGCTGCACAGATAAGACTCTCTTGTCGGCGATTGCCAGCGCTCTGCACACCAGCGCCGCTCCCATCACCGGCCAGCTGTCTGCGGCTGTGGAGAAGAACCCAGGAGTGTGGCTCAACACGGCTCAGCCGCTGTGCAAGGCCTTCATAGTGACCGATGAGGACATCAG gaaacaggaggagctggtgtACAGTGTGAGGAAAAGGCTGGAGGAGGCGCTGATGGCTGATATGTTGGCCCACGTCGAGGAGGCTGCCAATGAAGGAGAGGCTCTGAAGGAGGAGGGCAACGGCAGTGAGGATATGGAGAGCGTATAG
- the mbd3b gene encoding methyl-CpG-binding domain protein 3b isoform X3, producing the protein MEKKSPSGKKFRSKPQLARYLGNQMDLSSFDFRTGKMLMSKLNKNRQRLRYDNNNQNKGKPDLNTSLPVRQTASIFKQPVTKVTNHPNNKVKTDPQKAVDQPRQLFWEKKLSGLNAYDIAEELVKTMELPKGLQGVGPGCTDKTLLSAIASALHTSAAPITGQLSAAVEKNPGVWLNTAQPLCKAFIVTDEDIRKQEELVYSVRKRLEEALMADMLAHVEEAANEGEALKEEGNGSEDMESV; encoded by the exons ATGGAGAAGAAAAG TCCATCTGGGAAGAAGTTTCGGAGCAAGCCTCAGCTGGCCCGTTACCTTGGTAACCAGATGGACCTCAGTTCCTTTGATTTCCGCACAGGGAAGATGCTGATGAGCAAGCTGAACAAGAACCGCCAGAGACTGCGCTATGATAACAACAACCAGAACAAG GGCAAACCTGACTTGAACACATCGCTCCCAGTCAGACAGACGGCCTCCATCTTTAAGCAGCCTGTTACCAAGGTTACCAACCACCCAAACAACAAAGTGAAGACAGATCCCCAGAAAGCCGTCGATCAGCCCAGACAG CTATTTTGGGAGAAGAAACTCAGTGGTCTTAATGCTTATGACATTGCAGAGGAGCTGGTGAAAACAATGGAGCTGCCTAAAGGCCTGCAAG GTGTTGGTCCAGGCTGCACAGATAAGACTCTCTTGTCGGCGATTGCCAGCGCTCTGCACACCAGCGCCGCTCCCATCACCGGCCAGCTGTCTGCGGCTGTGGAGAAGAACCCAGGAGTGTGGCTCAACACGGCTCAGCCGCTGTGCAAGGCCTTCATAGTGACCGATGAGGACATCAG gaaacaggaggagctggtgtACAGTGTGAGGAAAAGGCTGGAGGAGGCGCTGATGGCTGATATGTTGGCCCACGTCGAGGAGGCTGCCAATGAAGGAGAGGCTCTGAAGGAGGAGGGCAACGGCAGTGAGGATATGGAGAGCGTATAG
- the mbd3b gene encoding methyl-CpG-binding domain protein 3b isoform X1 encodes MEKKRWDCTALPKGWKMEEVTRKSGLSAGKSDVYYFSPSGKKFRSKPQLARYLGNQMDLSSFDFRTGKMLMSKLNKNRQRLRYDNNNQNKGKPDLNTSLPVRQTASIFKQPVTKVTNHPNNKVKTDPQKAVDQPRQLFWEKKLSGLNAYDIAEELVKTMELPKGLQGVGPGCTDKTLLSAIASALHTSAAPITGQLSAAVEKNPGVWLNTAQPLCKAFIVTDEDIRKQEELVYSVRKRLEEALMADMLAHVEEAANEGEALKEEGNGSEDMESV; translated from the exons ATGGAGAAGAAAAGGTGGGATTGCACTGCTCTCCCCAAGGGCTGGAAAATGGAAGAAGTGACCAGAAAGTCGGGTTTGTCAGCTGGAAAAAGCGATGTCTATTATTTTAG TCCATCTGGGAAGAAGTTTCGGAGCAAGCCTCAGCTGGCCCGTTACCTTGGTAACCAGATGGACCTCAGTTCCTTTGATTTCCGCACAGGGAAGATGCTGATGAGCAAGCTGAACAAGAACCGCCAGAGACTGCGCTATGATAACAACAACCAGAACAAG GGCAAACCTGACTTGAACACATCGCTCCCAGTCAGACAGACGGCCTCCATCTTTAAGCAGCCTGTTACCAAGGTTACCAACCACCCAAACAACAAAGTGAAGACAGATCCCCAGAAAGCCGTCGATCAGCCCAGACAG CTATTTTGGGAGAAGAAACTCAGTGGTCTTAATGCTTATGACATTGCAGAGGAGCTGGTGAAAACAATGGAGCTGCCTAAAGGCCTGCAAG GTGTTGGTCCAGGCTGCACAGATAAGACTCTCTTGTCGGCGATTGCCAGCGCTCTGCACACCAGCGCCGCTCCCATCACCGGCCAGCTGTCTGCGGCTGTGGAGAAGAACCCAGGAGTGTGGCTCAACACGGCTCAGCCGCTGTGCAAGGCCTTCATAGTGACCGATGAGGACATCAG gaaacaggaggagctggtgtACAGTGTGAGGAAAAGGCTGGAGGAGGCGCTGATGGCTGATATGTTGGCCCACGTCGAGGAGGCTGCCAATGAAGGAGAGGCTCTGAAGGAGGAGGGCAACGGCAGTGAGGATATGGAGAGCGTATAG
- the mbd3b gene encoding methyl-CpG-binding domain protein 3b isoform X4 has translation MDLSSFDFRTGKMLMSKLNKNRQRLRYDNNNQNKGKPDLNTSLPVRQTASIFKQPVTKVTNHPNNKVKTDPQKAVDQPRQLFWEKKLSGLNAYDIAEELVKTMELPKGLQGVGPGCTDKTLLSAIASALHTSAAPITGQLSAAVEKNPGVWLNTAQPLCKAFIVTDEDIRKQEELVYSVRKRLEEALMADMLAHVEEAANEGEALKEEGNGSEDMESV, from the exons ATGGACCTCAGTTCCTTTGATTTCCGCACAGGGAAGATGCTGATGAGCAAGCTGAACAAGAACCGCCAGAGACTGCGCTATGATAACAACAACCAGAACAAG GGCAAACCTGACTTGAACACATCGCTCCCAGTCAGACAGACGGCCTCCATCTTTAAGCAGCCTGTTACCAAGGTTACCAACCACCCAAACAACAAAGTGAAGACAGATCCCCAGAAAGCCGTCGATCAGCCCAGACAG CTATTTTGGGAGAAGAAACTCAGTGGTCTTAATGCTTATGACATTGCAGAGGAGCTGGTGAAAACAATGGAGCTGCCTAAAGGCCTGCAAG GTGTTGGTCCAGGCTGCACAGATAAGACTCTCTTGTCGGCGATTGCCAGCGCTCTGCACACCAGCGCCGCTCCCATCACCGGCCAGCTGTCTGCGGCTGTGGAGAAGAACCCAGGAGTGTGGCTCAACACGGCTCAGCCGCTGTGCAAGGCCTTCATAGTGACCGATGAGGACATCAG gaaacaggaggagctggtgtACAGTGTGAGGAAAAGGCTGGAGGAGGCGCTGATGGCTGATATGTTGGCCCACGTCGAGGAGGCTGCCAATGAAGGAGAGGCTCTGAAGGAGGAGGGCAACGGCAGTGAGGATATGGAGAGCGTATAG